From the Brienomyrus brachyistius isolate T26 unplaced genomic scaffold, BBRACH_0.4 scaffold39, whole genome shotgun sequence genome, one window contains:
- the LOC125722496 gene encoding uncharacterized protein LOC125722496, with product MSIVKTTVNLQRIDWLLPKGAVSVRIAPEYIPGPVGRGQTSSSDAGRRKKCRTRPPAASSLTTSASPGSAAIPVATSRGQQGTGRRRNTAGGRSGRRRRYDQQKGLEPKPSSPTFSSSSFLFPSSAPSPFVSSPFLFMGSSVLSPHLVTPVSPAPHPYSAPGLVHLTPLLQAPAQAVAASSHLEKFYWLYNYYVTKYSKMTYDAKCFTEYWCQEFWNRHLNEINLAKQGKNEDNEGTHSSKRRRIDEDEFIFPIDALEQLSTMPRAQEMGVEMGYQSDAHSYISL from the exons atgtccatcgtgaaaaccaccgtgaatctccagaggattgactggctgctgccgaaaggtgcagtcagtgtgcggatcgccccggaatacatccccggtccagttggccgag gacaaaccagttccagtgatgctggccgtcggaagaagtgccgcaccaggccaccggcagccagctccctgaccacgtctgcctctcctggatctgctgccatcccggtggcaaccagcaggggtcagcagggcacaggccgccgtagaaatacggcgggaggccggtcagggcgaagaaggaggtatgaccaacagaaggggttagagcctaagcccagctcaccaaccttctcctcctcttcatttttatttccgtcttcagccccctccccttttgtttcatccccatttctttttatgggctcctctgttttatccccacacttagtcacacctgtaagcccagctccacatccatattcagctccaggcctggttcatctgacccctctgcttcaggctccagcacaggctgtagccgcctcatctcacctggaaaaattctattggttgtataactattatgtaaccaagtactctaaaatgacctatgacgccaagtgctttactgagtactggtgtcaggagttttggaacagacatttaaatgaaattaacttagcgaaacaggggaagaatgaggataatgagggtactcattcatccaagaggcgtaggattgatgaagatgagttcatctttcctattgatgcactggagcagctaagtaccatgcccagggctcaggagatgggtgtggaaatgggctatcagtcagatgcacatagctacatttccctgtag